A window of the Rhodoferax sp. GW822-FHT02A01 genome harbors these coding sequences:
- a CDS encoding zinc ribbon domain-containing protein YjdM, protein MSNIPKCPQCGSEYGYEDGGIFICPECAHEWTTESVEENSEKEKIVRDANGNILADGDTVTLIKDLKVKGSSLVIKVGTKAKNIRIIEGDHDIDCKIDGVGAMQLKSEFVKKA, encoded by the coding sequence ATGAGCAATATTCCAAAATGCCCCCAATGTGGCTCCGAATACGGATATGAAGATGGCGGTATTTTTATTTGTCCAGAATGCGCTCACGAATGGACAACTGAATCTGTAGAGGAGAATTCCGAAAAAGAGAAAATCGTCCGCGATGCGAACGGAAATATTCTCGCTGACGGTGATACGGTAACTTTAATCAAAGACCTTAAAGTAAAAGGCTCATCGCTTGTAATCAAGGTTGGCACAAAAGCAAAGAATATACGAATCATTGAAGGTGATCATGATATTGATTGCAAAATAGACGGCGTTGGAGCCATGCAATTGAAATCAGAATTTGTTAAAAAAGCATAG
- a CDS encoding DUF1993 domain-containing protein encodes MSLSLHDASVPVFLRYLAQLRDLVSKAERFATERGVRPSDLLAAKLAPDMLSFERQVAIAANFTLRAAFPLAGEAVPTEGTFPETFEGLHARIDRAALLLGALEPSQFVTAGTRVTESRAGEALVRLSAPEFLFQYALPNFFFHFTAAYAVLRHQGVPLGKQDFDGFHRYTVQPSPR; translated from the coding sequence ATGTCCCTCTCGCTACACGACGCGTCCGTTCCCGTATTTCTCCGCTACCTCGCCCAACTGCGGGACCTCGTATCTAAAGCAGAACGCTTTGCTACGGAGCGAGGCGTTCGTCCGTCAGATCTACTCGCGGCCAAGCTGGCGCCCGATATGTTGTCCTTCGAGCGTCAGGTGGCGATTGCTGCCAACTTTACTTTGCGCGCCGCGTTTCCGCTTGCAGGTGAAGCGGTACCAACTGAAGGGACATTTCCCGAAACCTTTGAAGGTCTTCATGCTCGGATTGATCGGGCTGCGCTACTTCTGGGAGCTTTGGAGCCCAGTCAGTTCGTTACTGCTGGGACTCGCGTCACTGAGAGTCGGGCTGGCGAAGCGTTGGTCCGGTTGTCTGCCCCAGAGTTTTTGTTTCAGTACGCACTTCCCAATTTTTTCTTTCACTTCACAGCGGCTTACGCTGTGCTTCGCCACCAAGGCGTCCCGTTGGGTAAGCAGGATTTCGATGGGTTCCATCGCTACACCGTGCAGCCTTCTCCACGTTAA
- a CDS encoding DUF4287 domain-containing protein: MATEKVKGPASYFPSIEQKYGKPIDHWLDLVRKNKDKKHMEIVALLKSEHGLGHGHANAIVAHVMASKKP, translated from the coding sequence ATGGCAACTGAGAAGGTCAAAGGCCCTGCATCGTACTTTCCGTCTATCGAGCAAAAGTACGGAAAACCAATCGACCATTGGCTCGATCTGGTTCGCAAAAACAAAGACAAGAAGCACATGGAAATTGTTGCGCTTCTTAAGTCTGAGCATGGGTTGGGGCACGGTCATGCCAATGCCATCGTTGCCCACGTTATGGCGTCAAAGAAGCCTTGA
- a CDS encoding glutathione S-transferase family protein translates to MHPVITAFAASPDRGRGLARDMPVRWAFEEVGQPYDVRLLSFAEMKQTAHRTLQPFGQIPTYECGGLALFESGAIVLHIAQNHTGLLPDDPDARARAITWMFAAVSTVEPVITQLENTVYMERDKPWFFERLPLMEDLIRIRLGELSERLGTFDWLDGTFSAGDLLMVQVLRRLGSSNLLSEYPSLCAYIARAEARPAFQRAFAAQFAVFNSARTQPTLHDV, encoded by the coding sequence ATGCATCCTGTAATTACTGCGTTTGCAGCATCGCCAGATAGAGGGCGTGGTTTGGCAAGGGATATGCCGGTTCGCTGGGCGTTCGAGGAGGTTGGGCAACCTTACGACGTTCGACTTCTATCGTTTGCGGAGATGAAGCAAACAGCCCATCGCACGCTACAGCCATTCGGACAAATTCCAACCTACGAGTGCGGCGGTCTTGCACTGTTCGAGTCAGGAGCCATCGTCCTTCATATTGCACAGAACCACACAGGGCTTCTGCCGGATGATCCCGACGCGCGTGCGCGTGCCATCACCTGGATGTTTGCTGCCGTGTCGACTGTGGAGCCGGTGATCACTCAGCTGGAAAACACCGTATACATGGAACGGGACAAACCTTGGTTTTTCGAGCGCCTGCCCCTCATGGAAGACCTGATTCGCATTCGGCTTGGGGAACTTTCTGAAAGGCTGGGGACCTTTGATTGGCTAGACGGCACATTCAGTGCAGGTGATTTACTCATGGTGCAGGTGTTGCGCAGGCTGGGGAGCTCGAACTTGCTTTCAGAGTACCCAAGCCTCTGCGCTTACATTGCGCGCGCCGAAGCTAGGCCTGCCTTCCAACGCGCGTTTGCGGCGCAGTTTGCTGTCTTCAACAGCGCCCGTACCCAACCCACTTTGCATGATGTGTAG
- a CDS encoding PA0069 family radical SAM protein, translated as MSTHPLHFVKGRGSGSNPGSRFDAFQREALAPELQHWPGDEEPDAEDAPSAKTIVVQQQARSIISRNQSPDIGFDQSINPYQGCEHGCVYCYARPTHAYLGLSPGLDFETQIFAKVNAAALLRAELCKPGYVPGLIVVGSNTDPYQPTERKLGITRSVLEVLAEAQVPVGIITKNALVTRDLDILSGMARKGLVQVNVSVTTLDHALARKLDPRASSPTSRLQAIETLASAGIPVAVFSSPMIPAINDVELEKIMQAAAEAGARYATYVLLRLPLEVRDLFVQWLQQHYPLRAEHVMHRVQQMRGGKDYDPDFATRMKGSGLFASLLAQRFQIALKRYGLQKPPTLADVSQFTPPQVPSAQSSLF; from the coding sequence ATGTCCACCCACCCCCTGCACTTCGTCAAAGGCCGCGGCTCGGGCTCCAACCCGGGTTCGCGCTTTGACGCGTTTCAGCGCGAGGCGCTGGCGCCGGAGTTGCAGCACTGGCCGGGGGACGAGGAGCCGGATGCGGAAGACGCGCCTTCTGCCAAGACCATCGTCGTGCAGCAGCAGGCGCGCTCCATCATCAGCCGCAACCAGTCGCCCGATATTGGTTTTGACCAGAGCATCAACCCCTACCAGGGCTGCGAGCACGGCTGTGTGTATTGCTATGCGCGGCCAACGCATGCGTATCTGGGGCTGTCGCCGGGCCTGGACTTTGAGACGCAGATATTTGCCAAGGTCAACGCCGCCGCGCTGCTGCGTGCCGAATTGTGCAAGCCGGGCTATGTGCCAGGGCTGATCGTGGTGGGGTCCAATACCGATCCGTACCAGCCCACGGAACGCAAGCTGGGCATCACCCGCTCTGTGCTGGAGGTGCTGGCCGAGGCGCAAGTGCCGGTGGGCATCATCACCAAGAACGCGCTGGTGACGCGCGACCTGGACATTCTCAGCGGCATGGCGCGCAAGGGCCTGGTGCAGGTGAATGTGTCGGTGACCACGCTGGACCACGCGCTGGCGCGCAAGCTGGACCCGCGTGCCAGCTCACCCACCAGCCGCCTGCAGGCGATAGAGACGCTGGCAAGTGCGGGCATTCCGGTGGCGGTGTTCAGCTCGCCCATGATTCCTGCCATCAACGATGTGGAGTTGGAGAAGATCATGCAGGCTGCAGCAGAGGCCGGTGCGCGCTATGCCACGTATGTGCTGCTGCGTTTGCCGCTGGAAGTGCGCGACCTGTTTGTGCAGTGGCTGCAGCAGCATTACCCGCTGCGCGCCGAGCATGTGATGCACCGCGTGCAGCAGATGCGCGGCGGCAAGGATTACGACCCCGACTTTGCCACCCGCATGAAGGGCAGCGGCCTGTTTGCCAGCCTGCTGGCGCAGCGCTTTCAGATTGCGCTCAAGCGCTACGGACTGCAGAAGCCACCCACCTTGGCAGATGTGTCGCAGTTCACACCGCCCCAGGTGCCCAGCGCGCAAAGCAGCCTGTTCTAG
- a CDS encoding histone deacetylase family protein, which translates to MKTFYNHLHAQHQGQYEMFRGALVPCHEVPARADHVLAELQRRKLGEVLAPTAFDASALERVHSARYLHFLEHAWSEWVALDPANATRDALPSVWPTRTLRSDVLPDNFAARMGLFSYDAGTPLTGGTWVAARAGAECALSAAQAVAQGEQAAFALSRPPGHHAGMDFFGGYCFLNNAALAAEQLRASGLERVAVLDVDYHHGNGTQAIFYERPDVFFASIHGDPRTEYPFFLGYADEKGAGAGEGSNLNLPLPRGTGFAEWFVALETALADIQKFGAQALVVSLGVDTFAGDPISGFKLQSDDYLRVGERLRRAGLPTVLVFEGGYAVAEVGINAVNVVQAFA; encoded by the coding sequence ATGAAAACCTTTTACAACCACCTTCACGCCCAGCACCAGGGCCAGTACGAAATGTTCCGCGGTGCGCTGGTGCCATGTCACGAAGTGCCCGCGCGTGCCGACCATGTGCTGGCGGAACTGCAGCGGCGCAAGCTGGGTGAAGTGCTGGCGCCAACCGCCTTTGATGCCAGCGCGCTGGAGCGTGTACACAGTGCACGCTATCTCCACTTTCTGGAACACGCCTGGAGCGAGTGGGTGGCGCTGGACCCGGCCAACGCCACGCGTGATGCGTTGCCTTCGGTGTGGCCCACACGCACCTTGCGCAGCGATGTTCTGCCCGACAACTTTGCGGCCCGCATGGGTTTGTTCTCGTATGACGCGGGCACGCCTCTCACGGGTGGCACCTGGGTCGCCGCGCGTGCCGGTGCGGAGTGTGCGCTGAGTGCCGCGCAGGCAGTGGCGCAGGGCGAGCAGGCAGCGTTTGCGCTAAGCCGCCCCCCAGGCCACCACGCGGGCATGGACTTTTTCGGCGGCTACTGCTTTCTGAACAACGCGGCGCTTGCGGCAGAGCAGCTGCGTGCCTCAGGCCTGGAGCGCGTGGCGGTGCTGGATGTGGACTACCACCATGGCAATGGCACGCAGGCCATCTTCTATGAGCGCCCCGATGTGTTCTTTGCCAGCATCCACGGCGACCCGCGCACCGAGTACCCGTTCTTTCTGGGCTATGCCGATGAAAAGGGAGCGGGGGCCGGTGAGGGCAGCAACCTCAACCTGCCGCTGCCACGTGGCACTGGCTTTGCGGAGTGGTTTGTTGCGCTGGAAACGGCGCTGGCAGACATCCAGAAATTTGGCGCGCAGGCGCTGGTGGTATCGCTGGGTGTGGACACGTTTGCGGGTGACCCGATATCGGGCTTCAAGCTACAGAGCGATGACTACCTGCGCGTGGGCGAACGACTGCGCCGTGCGGGCCTGCCCACCGTGCTGGTGTTCGAGGGCGGCTATGCCGTGGCCGAGGTGGGTATCAACGCGGTCAACGTGGTGCAGGCCTTTGCCTGA
- a CDS encoding alpha/beta fold hydrolase, translating to MKPTLILLPGLVCDSAVWAPQVQALSPYVHCHVVDYGLLDSIGVMAQHVLDTAPAQTFALAGHSMGGRVALEVFRRAPHRVHHLALLDTGTHPLAEGDAGAKERAGRMGLLQTAERKGMRAMAELWAKPMVHPSRHDTPVFAAVLDMLERSSAEQYAAQINALLTRPDAAPVLPTITCPTLVLTGREDLWSPPEAHERMAAAIAHAELCIVEQCGHMATLEQPDAVSAAFKRWLGLAA from the coding sequence ATGAAACCCACGCTCATTCTTCTGCCCGGCCTGGTATGCGACAGCGCTGTCTGGGCACCGCAGGTGCAAGCCCTGTCGCCCTATGTGCATTGCCATGTGGTGGATTACGGTCTGCTCGATTCCATAGGCGTTATGGCCCAGCATGTGCTCGATACCGCGCCCGCGCAGACCTTTGCGCTGGCGGGCCACTCCATGGGCGGCCGCGTGGCGCTGGAAGTGTTTCGCCGTGCGCCACACCGTGTGCACCACCTGGCCCTGCTGGATACGGGCACCCACCCATTGGCCGAGGGCGATGCCGGTGCCAAGGAACGTGCCGGCCGCATGGGCCTGCTGCAGACCGCCGAGCGCAAAGGCATGCGCGCCATGGCCGAGCTGTGGGCCAAACCCATGGTGCATCCCTCGCGCCACGACACACCGGTGTTTGCCGCCGTGCTCGACATGCTGGAGCGCAGCAGTGCCGAGCAGTACGCAGCCCAGATCAACGCACTGCTGACCCGCCCCGATGCTGCGCCCGTGCTGCCCACCATCACCTGCCCCACGCTGGTACTCACCGGCCGCGAAGACCTGTGGAGCCCGCCCGAAGCGCATGAGCGCATGGCTGCCGCCATTGCCCATGCGGAGCTGTGCATCGTGGAGCAGTGCGGTCATATGGCGACGCTGGAGCAACCGGATGCGGTGAGTGCGGCGTTCAAGCGCTGGTTAGGATTGGCAGCATGA
- a CDS encoding HAMP domain-containing sensor histidine kinase, with product MRWHKRARHAFSHSLRIRLMALFVVLALAMAAVFIGGMQYALGIGWRDAARPLLSDYVDRLAADIGSPPSVERAQAIVDRLPLHIIITGPMVNWNSHPQLPDRSARWRDSTRWQMQEHLLERKTADGHRLEFALNIGAWEERPRLVGWFTLALLLFFTALAYRRVRRLLHPLDDIRAGALRYGAGDFAKPIPVRRARKPDELGELATTINTMATDIQQMLDAKRSLLLAISHELRSPLTRARLNTELLPETSELQASREALLRDLALMRDLVTDLLESERLSTRHAALHLEPVDLLALLQEVVQGMSQPVQQDIAQELPTLTLDPARIRLLVRNLLDNALRHSANAAQAPFLRAHASEQGGVVLSVRDFGAGVPPEQLPHLAQAFYRPDAARTREDGGVGLGLYLCKLVALAHGGEFRIANAEPGLEITVTLPSSSANAS from the coding sequence ATGAGGTGGCACAAGCGGGCGCGCCACGCCTTTTCTCACTCGCTGCGCATACGCCTCATGGCCTTGTTTGTGGTGCTGGCGCTGGCCATGGCAGCGGTATTCATAGGTGGCATGCAGTACGCGCTGGGCATAGGCTGGCGCGATGCGGCCCGCCCGCTGCTCAGCGACTATGTGGATCGGCTGGCAGCAGACATCGGCAGCCCGCCCAGCGTAGAGCGCGCGCAGGCCATTGTCGACAGGCTGCCCTTGCACATCATCATCACCGGCCCGATGGTGAACTGGAACAGCCATCCCCAGTTGCCGGACCGCAGCGCGCGCTGGCGCGACAGCACCCGCTGGCAGATGCAGGAGCATTTGCTGGAGCGCAAGACCGCAGACGGGCACCGGTTGGAATTCGCCTTGAACATTGGCGCCTGGGAAGAGCGGCCCCGGCTGGTGGGCTGGTTCACGCTGGCCCTGCTGCTGTTCTTTACGGCGTTGGCGTACCGTCGCGTGCGTCGCCTGCTGCATCCACTGGACGATATCCGTGCCGGCGCCTTGCGCTATGGCGCGGGTGATTTTGCCAAGCCTATTCCCGTGCGCCGTGCCCGCAAACCCGACGAACTGGGCGAGTTGGCCACCACCATCAACACCATGGCCACCGACATCCAGCAGATGCTGGACGCCAAGCGCAGCCTGCTGCTGGCCATCAGCCACGAGCTGCGCAGCCCGCTCACCCGCGCACGGCTGAACACCGAGCTGCTGCCCGAAACCTCCGAACTTCAGGCAAGTCGTGAAGCCCTGCTGCGCGATCTGGCCTTGATGCGCGACCTGGTCACCGATCTGTTGGAAAGCGAACGCCTCTCCACCCGCCATGCGGCGTTGCATCTGGAGCCTGTGGACTTGCTGGCACTGTTGCAAGAAGTTGTGCAGGGTATGAGCCAGCCCGTGCAGCAGGACATCGCGCAGGAACTGCCCACATTGACGCTGGACCCGGCCCGCATCCGCCTGCTGGTGCGCAACCTGCTGGACAACGCCTTGCGCCACAGCGCAAATGCAGCGCAAGCGCCGTTTCTGCGGGCGCATGCATCAGAGCAGGGTGGAGTGGTGCTGAGCGTGCGTGACTTTGGCGCGGGCGTGCCGCCCGAACAATTGCCGCATCTGGCACAGGCTTTCTACCGGCCGGATGCCGCCCGCACACGTGAAGACGGCGGCGTGGGGCTGGGGCTGTATCTGTGCAAGCTGGTGGCTCTGGCCCATGGCGGTGAATTCCGCATTGCCAACGCAGAGCCGGGGCTGGAGATTACAGTAACGCTCCCGTCTTCTTCTGCAAACGCCTCTTGA
- a CDS encoding response regulator transcription factor, which yields MPRILLIDDDAQLGPPLTAYFARFDFKLDCALKPSEGLARLQRERYDAAILDVMLPEMDGFALCRAIRKESDMPIIMLTARGEVMDRVVGLELGADDYVPKPFEPRELVARLQTVLRRRVQPPAQPTARADGALVFEGLRIDPVTRTVVRQGEVLNLTSTEFDLLHLLAQEPGKVFSRDDILNHLRGHEVDMLTRAVDIVISRLRKKLEPLDCIKTLRNAGYTLAVSRAPA from the coding sequence ATGCCCCGCATCCTGTTGATCGACGATGACGCGCAATTGGGACCGCCCCTGACGGCCTACTTTGCGCGTTTTGATTTCAAGCTCGACTGCGCGCTCAAGCCCAGCGAGGGGCTGGCGCGCTTGCAGCGTGAGCGCTATGACGCCGCCATCCTGGATGTGATGCTGCCCGAGATGGATGGCTTCGCGCTGTGCCGCGCCATCCGCAAAGAGAGCGACATGCCCATCATCATGCTCACCGCCCGTGGCGAGGTGATGGACCGCGTGGTCGGGCTGGAGCTGGGCGCGGACGATTATGTGCCCAAACCCTTTGAGCCACGCGAGCTGGTGGCACGGCTGCAAACCGTGTTGCGCAGACGCGTGCAGCCACCCGCGCAGCCCACTGCCCGCGCCGACGGTGCCCTGGTGTTTGAAGGCCTGCGCATCGACCCGGTCACACGCACGGTGGTGCGCCAGGGCGAAGTGCTCAACCTCACCAGCACCGAATTTGACCTGCTGCATCTGCTGGCGCAGGAGCCGGGCAAGGTGTTCAGCCGTGACGACATCCTCAACCACCTGCGCGGTCACGAGGTGGACATGCTCACCCGTGCGGTGGACATTGTGATCAGCCGCCTGCGCAAGAAGCTCGAACCATTGGACTGCATCAAGACCTTGCGCAACGCCGGTTACACGCTGGCCGTCAGCCGGGCCCCGGCATGA
- a CDS encoding Spy/CpxP family protein refolding chaperone yields the protein MRSFFKRNIRRTLFGIFGATLVVGSLSACGHRGDRWGADVSPEQYAQRRDKMVDRAASKLDLNDEQKKLLAVVGDKLFEQRKALMGQGTDPRAEIKSLVASPKFDAAKAQALINDKTAALQSKSPEVVAALAAFYDSLNPTQQQKVRDFMEGRHGWFHRG from the coding sequence ATGCGCAGTTTCTTCAAACGCAATATCCGCCGCACCCTGTTTGGCATCTTTGGTGCCACACTGGTGGTCGGCAGCCTGTCGGCCTGCGGCCACCGTGGAGACCGTTGGGGCGCCGACGTGTCGCCCGAGCAATATGCCCAGCGCCGCGACAAGATGGTGGACCGTGCCGCCAGCAAGTTGGACCTCAACGACGAGCAGAAGAAGCTGCTGGCCGTGGTGGGCGACAAGCTGTTCGAGCAGCGCAAGGCCTTGATGGGCCAGGGCACCGACCCGCGTGCAGAAATCAAGTCGCTGGTAGCTAGCCCCAAATTTGATGCCGCCAAGGCCCAGGCCCTGATCAACGACAAGACGGCCGCACTGCAAAGCAAGAGCCCCGAGGTGGTGGCTGCACTGGCAGCGTTTTACGACAGCTTGAACCCCACCCAGCAGCAAAAGGTGCGGGACTTCATGGAAGGCCGCCACGGCTGGTTCCACCGCGGCTAA